One segment of Papaver somniferum cultivar HN1 unplaced genomic scaffold, ASM357369v1 unplaced-scaffold_137, whole genome shotgun sequence DNA contains the following:
- the LOC113334457 gene encoding ubiquitin carboxyl-terminal hydrolase 13-like → MAHDKNDIPDSNLYIVIKVVRNEDLYQQIGRDVYFDLVDPEKVHSFQVLRSTRFHHFKEVVAEQFGVPLQLQRFWLWAKLQNETYRPHHLLTQEEETQYVYQLKKVPTKAGKLELILFLEVLQTVPNVYTLHQPHKTGEDILLFFKLYDPESAEIRYVGKLFVKGSAFPQDILKKLNDMANFAHNEEIKLYEEIKSVPTVMCDIVNMKLTFLDNQLENGDIICFQKAHMNSRYPDIPSLLGLILRCQGLLRYEGLQEAKLKVSATKDKLQKAEEKVIAIKVELKEAEANVGALEAMMNS, encoded by the exons ATGGCTCACGACAAGAATGACATACCAGACTCTAACCTATATATTGTTATTAAG GTCGTACGAAATGAGGACCTTTATCAGCAGATTGGAAGAGACGTTTACTTTGATCTTGTTGATCCCGAAAAAGTGCATAGTTTCCAGGTTCTCCGTTCTACGCGTTTTCATCATTTCAAG GAAGTGGTTGCGGAACAATTTGGTGTGCCACTGCAACTCCAGCGTTTTTGGTTGTGGGCAAAGCTTCAGAATGAAACATATCGTCCTCATCACCTCTTAACGCAGGAAGAAGAAACACAATAC GTTTATCAGCTGAAGAAGGTGCCAACAAAAGCTGGGAAATTGGAATTGATATTGTTTTTAGAAGTTTTACAGACTGTTCCG AATGTTTATACCTTACATCAGCCACACAAGACAGGAGAAGATATTCTGCTTTTTTTCAAACTTTATGACCCTGAAAGCGCAGAAATTCG GTATGTTGGGAAGCTTTTTGTGAAGGGTAGTGCTTTTCCCCAGGATATTCTTAAAAAGCTGAATGATATGGCTAATTTTGCTCACAATGAGGAAATTAAACTGTACGAG GAGATAAAGTCTGTGCCCACAGTCATGTGTGATATCGTTAATATGAAACTAACATTTCTTGACAACCAG CTAGAAAATGGGGACATAATTTGTTTCCAGAAAGCTCATATGAATAGTCGCTACCCAGATATTCCTTCTTTACTAGGATTAATTCTTAGATGTCAGGGGTTACTTAGATATGAGGGGTTACAAGAGGCCAAGCTAAAGGTGAGTGCGACAAAGGATAAATTACAGAAAGCAGAAGAGAAGGTGATCGCGATAAAGGTTGAGCTGAAGGAAGCAGAAGCAAACGTTGGTGctttagaggctatgatgaaTTCCTGA